From the genome of Pelobacter propionicus DSM 2379, one region includes:
- a CDS encoding DUF6134 family protein, translated as MRLTLYTLLVVCSLFCVAATATSGENHAVAVKYVIRSLGSDIGTVSAKTIGTARDNEFRADVNVNVRFLFLKFSLTSSETASIRGGKLVRYHKTIDNKGRRREIRGESSGGIFSMLVRDGTRSEQKKFPVTGYVTTNMEYPEVTLTPGEVRRMRIVDLENAEIVDREYRHVSEEQTEINGQNCRVIVSDFADKNSAGRRWTAIVSGLPIVVRQEGKEKTGLFNPAYAVRQTGVAVDR; from the coding sequence GTGAGATTGACACTCTACACCCTACTCGTCGTCTGCTCCCTCTTTTGCGTAGCCGCCACCGCCACAAGCGGAGAAAACCACGCGGTTGCCGTGAAATATGTCATCCGCAGCCTTGGCTCGGATATCGGCACGGTCAGCGCGAAAACCATCGGTACTGCCCGTGATAACGAGTTCCGCGCCGATGTAAACGTGAATGTGCGTTTCCTGTTCCTCAAGTTTTCCCTGACCAGCAGCGAGACAGCCAGCATCCGCGGCGGCAAGCTGGTGAGATACCACAAAACCATTGATAACAAGGGACGCCGCCGGGAGATACGCGGCGAGTCCAGTGGCGGCATCTTCAGCATGCTGGTCCGCGACGGGACGCGATCGGAGCAGAAGAAGTTTCCGGTTACAGGCTATGTGACGACCAATATGGAGTATCCAGAGGTGACACTGACACCCGGAGAGGTCAGGAGGATGCGGATTGTCGATCTGGAAAACGCCGAAATTGTCGACCGGGAGTACCGGCATGTCTCAGAAGAGCAGACCGAGATCAACGGCCAGAACTGCCGTGTCATCGTGTCTGATTTCGCCGACAAGAACTCCGCGGGAAGACGCTGGACCGCGATTGTCAGTGGCCTGCCAATTGTCGTACGTCAGGAGGGGAAGGAAAAAACGGGCTTGTTCAACCCTGCCTATGCGGTGCGCCAGACCGGGGTTGCCGTCGATCGGTGA